AACTATACTACACACTATATGAGCGATACGTACGTCGTACGCTAGGAAAGGCCTACGTAGCTGGGCATCATATCACCGGGTGATCTCGATCTCACTTGCGGCCCAGGTCCTTCTTGACCTCCTTGAGCGCCTTCTCGTCGGGCTCGATGAGCacggcgccggcctcctcgtcggcgcgcTCCTTGCCGGACTCCGCCGTGCGGCTCAGCCCTCCCTTCTTGCGCCCTGCACGTACGTAACTTACATGTATATTACTTAATTGTAACACGAAAGAAATTAACGTTATTAGTTTAGGAtcaacgagagagagagagaacggGCCTTCGGCGAGCCGCTCCTGGGCATCGAGGCTCTTGCCGCCGGTGCCGCTCTTGATGACggtctcgccggcgtcgcgggcGCGCTGGTCCAGCTCCGCCCGGATCTCCGGGTCCTGCAGCTCCGGCGCCTTCTCCGCCTGCTGCGCCATCTCGATCTCGACCGATCCTACACTACCTCACTACCACGTACCAACGAGAGCTAGCTTGCTTCTTCAAATATACTAGCTTTTGCTCGGCGAGACGATAGTCACGATACACAGGTGAGATGCCTTCGTTTCCGCGGCTCGGCGTCCTACTTATACAGGGGCCGCGAGACGGGCGGACACCGCGACGCTCGTGCATCCACCACGCTG
This is a stretch of genomic DNA from Oryza brachyantha chromosome 1, ObraRS2, whole genome shotgun sequence. It encodes these proteins:
- the LOC102699539 gene encoding em-like protein, whose translation is MAQQAEKAPELQDPEIRAELDQRARDAGETVIKSGTGGKSLDAQERLAEGRKKGGLSRTAESGKERADEEAGAVLIEPDEKALKEVKKDLGRK